A genomic segment from Neobacillus sp. YX16 encodes:
- the mraZ gene encoding division/cell wall cluster transcriptional repressor MraZ, with protein sequence MFMGEYHHSIDIKGRMIVPSKFREDLGEMFIITRGLDQCLFGYPLSEWASIEEKLKGLPLTKKDARAFTRFFFSGATESELDKQGRINIPAPLLQYAKLEKECVVLGVSNRIEIWSKQIWEDYFSQSEDSFAEIAENMIGFDI encoded by the coding sequence ATGTTTATGGGTGAATACCATCATAGCATTGATATTAAAGGCCGTATGATTGTGCCATCCAAATTCCGCGAAGACCTTGGTGAGATGTTTATCATCACCCGCGGTTTGGATCAATGTTTGTTTGGTTACCCATTATCAGAGTGGGCATCGATTGAAGAAAAACTTAAAGGCCTGCCTCTGACGAAAAAAGATGCCCGTGCATTTACCCGATTCTTCTTTTCTGGTGCAACAGAAAGCGAACTGGATAAACAAGGAAGAATTAACATTCCGGCACCATTGCTTCAGTATGCAAAATTAGAAAAAGAATGTGTAGTTTTAGGAGTTTCCAATCGAATCGAAATTTGGAGCAAACAGATTTGGGAAGACTATTTCTCACAGTCCGAAGATTCTTTTGCCGAAATTGCAGAAAATATGATTGGTTTTGATATATAA